Below is a window of Terriglobia bacterium DNA.
TGACATCGTCCTGGTCCCGGGTGCCGGTGGTGGTGCAGGTGATCTTTCTCAACATGAGAAGGCGCTGGTCGAAAAGGATTTTGCCGACAAGGCCCATTCACTGGAGCCTGTGCCTCCTCTATCCGGGCGTGACAAGTTCCTCTATTTTGCTGTTACCGAGAAGCCTGCGGGTGCGAAAGGTTTTACTCTGATCCTGCCGCAGGCGAAGGGTATGCCCACAGTGGTTGTCCTCAAGTTCTAGCCGGAAACGGCAGGACCTGCGACACGCCCGAAAAAGCTATTCGCGCATTTCGAAGTTTCCCGATCTTCCTAGTTGATTCCCTTGAATTTTGACTGCAGGATGGCGATCTTCTCCTGCAGTGTAGGCTCGGGCCCTTTGGGTTCCGGGTCTGGTTCGGGGACAGGCGGGGGAGGCACAGGTCCTCCGGGCGCGACATCGTTCCGCCTGGGCGGAGCATCCCTCCTCCTGCCAGGAGGGTCGTTTCTCCTGCGCGCGCGCTGGTACGCAGGCGCGCGGTTCACGGGAAGGGATGGGATCGTTTCCGCCGATGGATTTTCGACCGGCGCACCTTCCGCCGCCTCAGCCGATCCGCTTGCGGCCGCACTGGCTGCAGGCGCAGCCTGTGAGTGCTGGGGCCGCCGCCGGGGCTTCTTGCGCCTCCTTGGGATAGCGGGGAGCAGTGCCTTCATCGACAACCCGATCCGCTTGGTCTCCACTTCAATGGAAATGACCTTCACCTGGACGAGGTCGCCGACCTTGACGGCCTCGCGTGGATCGCGGATGAAGCGGTTTGACATCTGGCTGAGGTGAACCAGGCCGTCCTGGTGGATGCCGATGTCGACGAATGCACCGAAATTGGTCACGTTGGTGACGCTTCCTTCCAGCGTCATGCCTTCCTTCAGGTCGGCGATGTCTCTGACCTCAGCCCGGAATCTAGGCGGCGCAAAAATGCCGCGCGGATCCTTTCCCGGCGCAAGCAGCTCTTCGCGAATAAACTCGAGTGTCGGCATGCCTGCCTTCTCGTCGACGAGTTCCTCGAACTTCAGCGAAGCGATCAAATCCCTGTTGCCGATCAGATCCGCAACGCCTACATTCAGGCTAGCCGCCATTCTTTCCACGATCGGGTAGGACTCGGGATGAATCCAGGAGCGGTCCAGGGGAACCTCGCTGTTCGGAATGCGTAGAAATCCTGATGCCTGCTGGTATGTGGCCTCATCAAGGCCCGGCACCGACAAGAGGGTCGTTCGCGTGCCGAACGGCCCGTTGGAGCCGCGACAGGTGACGATTCTCCGCGCCATGCGGTCGCTGATTCCCGAAATGTAACGCAGCAGCGAGAAGCTTGCGGCATTCAGGTCGGCTCCGACCCTGTTGACACAAAACTGAACGGTCTGAACCAGGCGCCGGTGAAGCTCCTTTTGATCAACATCGTGCTGATATTGCCCCACCCCGATCAATTTGGGATCGATCTTCACGAGTTCGGCCAGCGGATCCTGAAGCCGGCGCGCGATGCTCACAGCGGAACGCGCTGCGATGGGCAGTTCGGGGAATTCCTCTCTCCCGATGCGGGACGAGGAGTAGACGACCACCCCGGCATCATTCACGGTGGCCACCACGATGTTATCCATCTTCTCGTCCGCCAGGATCTGCCGCAGAATCTTTTCCGTTTCGCGCGCGCTTGGCCCGCTTCCGATCGCCACCGCACTGATATTGTGCTTGCGTATCAGGTCGAGGATTGCGGTCTTGGTGCCCTCGATGTCGCTCTTTGGAGGCCTCGGATATACGACGGCTTCTTCCAGAAATTTGCCCTGCTGGTCCACCGCGGCGAGCCGGCACTCATCGGTCTTACCGGCATCCACACCAATGACGGGGATGGCGCCGCCGGGCGGCGACTGGAGCAGGTTTTCGAGGTTTTCCTGGAAAACCCGGATGGCTTCCCCGTCCGCGCGCTCCTTCAGTTGGGCGCGGACTTCGGTCTCGATCAGAGGCCGCAGGATACGGCTGTAGCTGTCGCGGGCAGCCACTTCCAGAACGGGCGCGAATGCGGATTCGCGATCCCGCGTGATGAGATCCGTGATCAACTGGAGCGCCTTGGCGGAGTCACACTGGATCGATGAAGTCAGAATCCCTTCCTTCGTTCCTCTTCGAATCGCCAGGACACGATGCGAAGGGATCGAGGCCACGGGCTCGCGGCGATCGTAGTACATGTTGTACTTGGTCTTCTGTTCCGCCTTGGCGGGGACTACCGTGGAAACCACGAACCCCTCCTGCCACAGCAGTTCCCGCAGTGCTTTGCGCAATTCGAGGTTCTCCGAAATCCAATCCGCGATGATTTCGGAAGCGCCCTGCAAGGCCTGCTGCCGGTCGGCGACTCCTTTCTCCGGATCTATGAAAACGTCAACGTGTTCCTCCAGACTCCACGCGTCCGGATCCTGGCTCCATATGTACTCCGCCAGGGGTTCCAGCCCCTTGTCGATTGCCTCGCTCGATCGGGTTCTGCGCTTCGGCCGGAAGCGATGATGAAGATCTTCAATGGCGGTCTTGTCCCAGCAACCGTCGATCTGCTGGCGCAGATCTTCGGTCAATTTGCCCTGTTCGGCCAGTGACTTTAACAGCTGGACGCGTCTTTCCTCGAGTTCCCTGTAATAAACCATCCGTTCCTGGATGGTGCGGAGGTCGGCTGCACCCATGCCACCGGTTGCCTCTTTGCGGTAACGGACGATGAAAGGAGCCGTGGCTCCCGCCTCGAACAGCGCGAGAGAAGCTGCGACAGACGATTCCGGCAGAGATACTTCCTGAACAATACGTTTGATGATTGCAGGATCCATGCGCGATATTCTTACCGAGCCTTGAGCCATAATCAAGGCATTATCATGGAGTGAGCCCCAAAGTGTTTCATTTCGCTCCCAATGCCTCTCTTTCAGCTTCCCTCAGACTTGGGCTTGTCTAGAAGGCCTCCGTTTTCTCGCGGCACGCGATGTGGAAGGCCGACAGTCCTTCGAGCACCGGGTCGTAGATGTCCGGCGTAATCGGCCGCAGCACACCCGTTCTCCGGATCCGTCCGGTCAAAATCAAATCCACGGCGATCGCGGCGGGCAGCGAAACAGTTCGAGACATCGAGGTGTCGCCGCCAGGGACGCCAAAATCGATCAACTGCGAAATGGTGCGCTCCCGTCTGCCGTCAGGAAACTCGACACGGAAGTCGTGATGGAGCACGATCATGTCCCGCTCGCCCGGCCGGAAGGCCAATTTTTCGAACATGAGCTCACCAAGAGCGTCGAGGGGAGTGGTTCGGCTCACCTGGAACTGCCGATCCGAGAACATACCGAGCCACTCCAGATTCAGGATGGGGAAAGCTTCCCTGGGGATCCCGAGTTTGGCTGCCGTGGCAGCCTTGAGATTCTCGGTGTTGCCGCAGCCAATCAAGTTGCGCATGAAACCGGCGTAGGTCTGCCCTCGAACTTCGACCTCTTCCAGGGACAACAGTCCCAGCGCGCCGATGCTGTACAGGCAATCGCACCAGCCCAGGTTGCGCAGCGTGGCCCGATACATGGTCTGAATTCCGCCCAGGCCGTAGGTGTCGATGTAACTGATGGCATCGCGATTCGGATAGGCTTCATAGTCCCCCAGTCCCTCGACGGCGAGGATATGCATGTCCCGGAACAGGCGATGCGACGGCACGTCGATCCTGCGGCCGTCGAGGAGGTAGCGTGCGCTGTTACGTCCGGCCAACAGCACTCCCCGGGGCGCCCACGAGAACTTGTAGCCAAAGGGATTGTCGTTTGCCTCCGGCGCGGGCAAACCGCCGCAGTACGAACGGAAGGCGATGATGCGGCCACCGGCCCTGCGCGTGCCGTCGATGATGCGCATCGCAGACATGTGGTCGATGCCGGGATCCACGCCAATCTCGTTCATGACCGTCACACCCGCCGCGCGGGCGGTCTCGTCGAGCTCCTGCATTGCCGGGGAAATGTAGGACGTCGTTACCATGTGCT
It encodes the following:
- a CDS encoding RNA-binding transcriptional accessory protein; amino-acid sequence: MDPAIIKRIVQEVSLPESSVAASLALFEAGATAPFIVRYRKEATGGMGAADLRTIQERMVYYRELEERRVQLLKSLAEQGKLTEDLRQQIDGCWDKTAIEDLHHRFRPKRRTRSSEAIDKGLEPLAEYIWSQDPDAWSLEEHVDVFIDPEKGVADRQQALQGASEIIADWISENLELRKALRELLWQEGFVVSTVVPAKAEQKTKYNMYYDRREPVASIPSHRVLAIRRGTKEGILTSSIQCDSAKALQLITDLITRDRESAFAPVLEVAARDSYSRILRPLIETEVRAQLKERADGEAIRVFQENLENLLQSPPGGAIPVIGVDAGKTDECRLAAVDQQGKFLEEAVVYPRPPKSDIEGTKTAILDLIRKHNISAVAIGSGPSARETEKILRQILADEKMDNIVVATVNDAGVVVYSSSRIGREEFPELPIAARSAVSIARRLQDPLAELVKIDPKLIGVGQYQHDVDQKELHRRLVQTVQFCVNRVGADLNAASFSLLRYISGISDRMARRIVTCRGSNGPFGTRTTLLSVPGLDEATYQQASGFLRIPNSEVPLDRSWIHPESYPIVERMAASLNVGVADLIGNRDLIASLKFEELVDEKAGMPTLEFIREELLAPGKDPRGIFAPPRFRAEVRDIADLKEGMTLEGSVTNVTNFGAFVDIGIHQDGLVHLSQMSNRFIRDPREAVKVGDLVQVKVISIEVETKRIGLSMKALLPAIPRRRKKPRRRPQHSQAAPAASAAASGSAEAAEGAPVENPSAETIPSLPVNRAPAYQRARRRNDPPGRRRDAPPRRNDVAPGGPVPPPPVPEPDPEPKGPEPTLQEKIAILQSKFKGIN
- a CDS encoding saccharopine dehydrogenase NADP-binding domain-containing protein encodes the protein MKQILVLGSGLVARPLVRYLLGKGYRVVIATLLLDRAEEMIGGSPNGKAFFFDVQDEARLASFIESCDLAVSLLPFAYHPMVARLCIAHRKHMVTTSYISPAMQELDETARAAGVTVMNEIGVDPGIDHMSAMRIIDGTRRAGGRIIAFRSYCGGLPAPEANDNPFGYKFSWAPRGVLLAGRNSARYLLDGRRIDVPSHRLFRDMHILAVEGLGDYEAYPNRDAISYIDTYGLGGIQTMYRATLRNLGWCDCLYSIGALGLLSLEEVEVRGQTYAGFMRNLIGCGNTENLKAATAAKLGIPREAFPILNLEWLGMFSDRQFQVSRTTPLDALGELMFEKLAFRPGERDMIVLHHDFRVEFPDGRRERTISQLIDFGVPGGDTSMSRTVSLPAAIAVDLILTGRIRRTGVLRPITPDIYDPVLEGLSAFHIACREKTEAF